The DNA sequence TACCATTAATGTAGGATTTCCTAGGACTTAACTTTTTGAagttagtcatttaaaaaaaaacatgtaaaataacaaaacttCCATACCAGTACATCTCAATCAATTACAATAGTACAAAAGTTCCTTTATTTCAGTTGTTGAAATCACAAGGTGAAACTCATTATCCAGATTCATTTCATTCAAGTTTCCATTAGCTGTAAACTATAATAATGAAAGTAATACAAActgagcattttaatatttcactGTATAGTGGATTTATATACAgttatacatctttttttttcttttcgaattgaattaacaaaataaattgagtCATCCGCAACAAAATTATTGGAGATGCACCTTTTGTTGGCACGTCATATTGTCTCTCACATTTCTACTTCACACTGAGATCGACCAGCAAGTGCTGATAGGCCAGGGAATTGCCCTTGAAGCTGGCAGCCAGCACGATGTCCTTGTTGTCGACCGACACCAAGCTGAAGGCCCTTGGGGCCCTCATGTTGATTTCTTGGAACGGCTGAAAGCGCTGAGTGAGATCATCCCACAAGTACACTCTTGAAAAGGAGAAATCACTCCCAAGGATAAGATACTGCCGAAGTCCCACCGTGAAGGGATACACTACCATCGAGCCGCGAGATGGAAGAGTCTGGATCTCGATAAAACGCTGACCTTCCCAGCGGAGGATCTTTGAGTCTCCAATGAAGCGTGTGAGGCAAAGGTAAAGCGCCTTTCTAACCCAGAAGTGTTTGACCATCTGCACGTCAGCTTGCTCTGTGATTTGGGAGAAGAAATCAAATTGCTTCTGGCCACGGTTCCACTGGTAAACCACTGGCGGCTGAGTGGCGCTGGAGAGGATGAGGTGAGACTTTCCTCCGACATCGAGGAACTCCACATGGGTGTCGCGGTGCCAAGGATGGAGGGACTGATAGGAGTAAAAACCATTGCTGTTCCATCGGTAAATGCTGGTTGAACCGGCCTTAGAACTGTCTGCTACTACAAAATACCATTCTCCATCCAGCTGGAACGTCTCCACAAAGTTGGGCTTCTTCACCCGAGTTGTGTCAATGTCTTGTATCTTCACAAAGCGAAGAGGGTCCTCTTCCCACCTGCAATTTCATGAAAATCCTTATTGTGGTATGGCATCACAGTTAGCAAGCAAACTGTACAAGGAAACGGCATCTGTATTATAGGGTCTTGATTTGAGCTCttgttttatattcatattcTGATGCCAACCAAATATCGTCAATCtatagcaaaactaaaggaattGGTGCCAAGTTTCCAAAACCTATGGAGGCTAATGCATACACATGATGtcacatgtttttatttcttttcaacGAACTGTATATGAACTTGATAGGCTCctgcacccccgcgaccctagtgaggaataagcggttaagaaaatggatggatggatgaatatgaACTGCAAGCCAAAACAAGTGTAcatatttctcttttttaaaatggaagACAACCcgagaatttttgggggggacaatgatatgttctatgcagctccagtggtctaaatatggtattctggttaatattgctttagttaagcagcaaagtccagcaggttttatccatctcaggggacggccattttgccacttgctgtcgaatgaagatgacatcacagttgctcaggtctcagcgaacaaccaatcacagctcagcaggttatttatttatttatacaatagtatgttctatgcagccccactaatctaaacggATAAATTTTGCGTTGTTAGAACATGAATCAGgacgcaaaatccagccgtttttatccatctcaagggatggccattttgccatttgctgttgactgaaaatgacatcactgttgctaaTGGCTCACGtatcgaccaatcatggctcacctgatTTCTGTAGCTGAGATAGGTTGTTGCAAGTGGAAACatggccgcaccctgagatggatcaaaacaggtttgctgcttaactcatattccacaaacacagtattaatcaaattaatgtgATTGCCCTCTAAAATAATGATTACTAATTATTTGACGGGTGAGCTCATAAAACCGAGAGTCTCTTACTTATAGATGTGAGAGCCACCAAAGAGTTGAGCCACAACCATGTAAAGTGTGTTGTTTATCACCACTGGCTTGCAGTACAGTGCTGAACGAGCTGCAAAGACATACAATGTAAAGGCAGgatttttaaatgacacaatAAAAACAGGAGGTCACAGGAAGGATGTTACATATTTGTCACCATAACTTACACGTAATATTATGAAATGTCCTAAAGGTCATCTCTACATGATCCCACACATAGAGAGTGCAGAAACCTGATTCAGGTTGAGAGAAGGCAACAAACTGATCTCCGTTGAATTCATAAGACTCCACAGAGACGGAGTGGAAAGGAAACGTTTCATAAACAGCAAAATCTGAAGAACAGAAGAATCGcaaatcacaaatttgccatGAGATTTCTCTTAATATCCAAGATTGAAGAAGTTGAAACCTGCACTGATGCAGTTGAAGTCTCTCGGGGCAAGGTCATGGATTCGGCGTCCCTGGAATTCAAAGGGGCTTGCACAGTATATGGGAGGAACGGAAGTATTGGTATTTTCTATCCAGTCAACCAGCCACTTGATCTTACAGTCACAGCAGAAGGAGTTTCCTCGCAAGTCCCTGAAACAAGCGATGCAACACGGAAACCATTTTTTGTCTTAAAGTCCGTTTAGTGGCTGAATGACAGCATCATTGTCAACTCAGACAAGCTTACAAACAGACACTTACAAATCCGTGAGGATGTCCAGATGTTTAAAGAGATCTCTGGGCAGGTGTTGCAGCTTGTTGTTAGAGAGGGATCTGAAAAAGTTCCGTTGATGATTCAGTTATGCACCGCTCACCTTAAATCGAGACTACAAATATTAGACCAGAGTGCAAAATGGCATGCCAGGAGTGATGACATACTCACAAATGAGTCAGAGATTTTAGTCCTCTGAAGGTATACTTTGAGAGAGTTTGGACATCATTATTCTCGATGAACCTGGGATTAAAATACAAGTTATTGATTTGGAGCACTAGATTatgttttattaactcattcgctgccattgacggcaatagacgtcaaaaattcatttgaactatttctatttaacctttttttccatttttgttaacaagagtatgaaaacctataattttttttgtacatttagaaaagatgtaaaatttgtgattaattgtgagttaactagtgaagtcatgcgattaattacgattacaaattgtaatcgccttatgcccctaatttttttaataatcttttctttaaaaaaaattaaaatacaaattaataaacttttttatttcttcaagaaaagattattaaaaaattagggtcgtaattaatcgcatgacttcactagttaacatttttttatatctattttaatacaataaaaaaaaatctaggtttttaaaactcatgttaacaaaagtaggaaaacaatgttagattaaaaaaaatagttaaaatgattttttttacgtctatagccgtcaatggaagtgaatgagttaatgcaggCCAAATGAACAAAAAGCAACTTTTAGAAGCTAGTAAAAGAGATTTACAAatacgttattattattattagtagtagtattattatatatattatatgacTTTAAGTTGGCCACAAATTAAGATGTAGAAAATGCAGACTAATAGGAATTAATTTTCAAGATTCAAATACTTCTTATATGTGCACTTTCTGGCAAAGTACACAAATGACAGCATGTAATACAGCATTGAATCTcctttgttttgcattttgataCATACAGAGAATATGCTGTGCAATCGTTCATAGGAGAACAAGGTTAACATTTACAGCAAGTCGCATAGATAACGACATTCATCACAAATGCAAGTGACCCACTGGCTTTTGTCTGCAGTCAGAGGCAATAATCAGTACACATCAAGTCAACCTCTAAGTGCTTTCCGAAGGCAAATAATTCAAATGGCACATTCATCACTTTACATTGTGGTCTTATTATTGGCTGCTTATTATTTATTGCTCACTTGAATTAAGTCAGCTTATAAATGAACAGAACATGACAAGCAGAAAAATTGTGCAAGGCCAGAAATGTCTCAAATCAAAGTAGGATTATGTGTTTTGCCAAATGTTTATAATACGTCTTCAAATCCATATATAATAATTCAAATGGAATGCACCAGTAACCCATGTCGTGAATAATCAGTCTCTAATGCATCGTAACCTGATGTTATTTACATTTACCACCTAAATGCATCAACTTGTCCAAAGATGGCAACTACCTgttatccatccaaccatccatccattcattttcttgaccgcttttcctcacaagggttgcgggggtgctggagcctatcccagctggcttcaggcagtaggcggcaccctgaactggttgccagccaatcgcagggcacacagagacgaacaaccatactcacaatcacacctatggacaattttggagagttcaattaacctgccatgcatgtctttggaatgtgggagaaaagcagagtacccggagaaaacccacgcaagcagagggagaacatgcaaattccaccaaggaaggccgaagcctggagtTGATATCACGTCCGCTGCACtgagaggcggacgtgctaaccagtcagccaccgctGCCCGCAACTGCCTGTATGTTaaagtaattgaatttgtaCTCACAGGTACTGCAGGTGAGATAGGCCAGCAAAAGCATCATCCGAAATGGTGGAGAACGTGTTGGAGTTCAAGAGTCTGCAGATACAATCAAAGTTGCAAAGGAGATGCtttagtaaaacaaaaaaatacatgcaataaactacagtatattcagattcaagaatttttttttttaaataaatggaatattttaaaaagcattttcaataTGATTTCCAACATTTGAGATGCGCAGGTTAATACACTTTACAAGATTCATGTGAACTCCACTTTGCTGTTCATTGCAAATGTGTCCTGTATATTGTGCAATGCAGTACTATGTAGTTCAGTGCACAGTAGAGTTGCACACTATAATAGTGTACTACTGGCATTACATTTTCAATACATCACAATACATTTAATGTCATGTCTGAATATAAAAATGAGAGGTTGCAGACTCGCACACAAAAATAAGAGAGGCACTCATGATTGCATGTGACAGACAAATGGGCTTTTGTCAGGCCACAACTGAGGCACTCAGTCATCAGGGATGACACTGATACAGAAGCACGACTCGTATTCCTGCTCTGTCACCACTGTTTTcaaatgccattcatttcaagtggCTGGCGTGCTTTCATTGTCAAAGCACATTAAAAGATAGATGTATGTTCCTATATGGCTGGTTCTCAGGAAGTATGATCCAGCCAGATGCTTGAAAGTCcgtattttttcccactttacaATTAATCACCAGATTTCGCTGCTTGTGATATTTGTGAACGTTCTGCAGAGAGAACATAAACAGCCTTACTGAGATTTGTGGTGTCAATTGGTGAAAAATAGCTGTTGTGAACTTTTCCTCTTAAAGTGACATGCCATCACACCCACGTAATTAAGGGTCCTTTATATT is a window from the Vanacampus margaritifer isolate UIUO_Vmar chromosome 3, RoL_Vmar_1.0, whole genome shotgun sequence genome containing:
- the lgi3 gene encoding leucine-rich repeat LGI family member 3; this translates as MTELGPRCLSVIYLLLLCLSLCLPGDTNTKKAIKIPRCPATCSCTKDSAFCVDTKAIPKSFPPGIISLTMVNAAFTAIPEGAFSHLHLLQFLLLNSNTFSTISDDAFAGLSHLQYLFIENNDVQTLSKYTFRGLKSLTHLSLSNNKLQHLPRDLFKHLDILTDLDLRGNSFCCDCKIKWLVDWIENTNTSVPPIYCASPFEFQGRRIHDLAPRDFNCISADFAVYETFPFHSVSVESYEFNGDQFVAFSQPESGFCTLYVWDHVEMTFRTFHNITSRSALYCKPVVINNTLYMVVAQLFGGSHIYKWEEDPLRFVKIQDIDTTRVKKPNFVETFQLDGEWYFVVADSSKAGSTSIYRWNSNGFYSYQSLHPWHRDTHVEFLDVGGKSHLILSSATQPPVVYQWNRGQKQFDFFSQITEQADVQMVKHFWVRKALYLCLTRFIGDSKILRWEGQRFIEIQTLPSRGSMVVYPFTVGLRQYLILGSDFSFSRVYLWDDLTQRFQPFQEINMRAPRAFSLVSVDNKDIVLAASFKGNSLAYQHLLVDLSVK